One segment of Ziziphus jujuba cultivar Dongzao chromosome 12, ASM3175591v1 DNA contains the following:
- the LOC132800170 gene encoding putative disease resistance RPP13-like protein 1: MFRLSEDGLSYLIQGCNCQTPLTDLNKAKLLFSYGGDLQLTNCATFLVADAAIDEVLRKLKVILLTANRVLNDAESKQITDKDVRQWLQELRDEIYNEEDMVRNSQPSRVNVKKVEERIEKVLSTLQFRLLDQKDGLRLVEGVETRPFQRISEATLVKESDIYGRVGDKEAIMKLLLSNDEHCDNKVCVIPIVDMGGICKTTLAQLVYRNIDYKVMERPFNVKAWIRVSDEHDEFTLTKIIYEAITQSVSCGIKETFQLQNRLEQFLKGKKFLVVLDDVWKVNNQIWCALMVPFESAAHGCKIIMTARNKNIVSKIDNVQKHDLQIFSE, from the exons ATGTTTAGGCTCTCAGAAGATGGACTTTCTTATCTTATTCAG GGTTGCAATTGTCAGACCCCTCTGACTGATCTCAACAAGGCAAAGCTTCTATTTAGTTATGGGGGAGATCTCCAACTTACAAATTGCGCAACTTTCTTGGTTGCTGATGCTGCA ATTGATGAAGTGCTCAGGAAGTTGAAGGTCATATTATTGACAGCTAACAGAGTGCTGAATGATGCTGAGAGTAAACAAATCACTGACAAAGATGTGAGGCAGTGGCTTCAGGAGCTCAGAGACGAAATCTACAATGAAGAGGACATG GTACGCAACTCTCAGCCATCTAGAGTCAATGTTAAGAAAGTAGAAGAAAGGATAGAGAAGGTCCTTAGCACGCTGCAGTTTCGTCTTCTGGATCAAAAGGATGGTCTTCGTTTGGTCGAAGGTGTTGAAACCAGACCTTTCCAAAGGATATCTGAAGCTACTTTGGTTAAAGAATCTGATATTTATGGGAGGGTTGGTGATAAGGAAGCCATCATGAAGTTGCTGTTATCTAATGACGAACACTGTGACAATAAAGTATGTGTAATTCCCATTGTCGACATGGGTGGGATCTGCAAGACTACCCTTGCTCAGCTTGTTTACAGGAACATTGATTACAAGGTTATGGAGAGACCTTTCAATGTCAAAGCATGGATCAGAGTTTCTGATGAACATGATGAATTCACCTTAACAAAGATTATTTATGAGGCAATCACTCAATCAGTAAGCTGTGGTATCAAGGAAACATTTCAACTTCAAAATAGATTGGAGCAGTTTTTAAAAGGCAAAAAATTTCTAGTTGTTCTTGATGATGTGTGGAAGGTGAATAATCAAATATGGTGTGCGTTAATGGTTCCATTTGAATCTGCCGCACATGGATGTAAGATCATCATGACAGCACGCAATAAAAACATTGTTTCAAAGATTGATAATGTCCAAAAGCATGACTTGCAAATATTTTCAGAGTGA
- the LOC132800168 gene encoding putative disease resistance RPP13-like protein 1, with amino-acid sequence MPPQLLNLKNLESLRQFAVGKKIERKFQNLHGNLCITNLENVVNVEDVSEANLKDKKLIRELIEGWKGDSTKDSYGAWKVLERLQPHTDNLERLEIRNYGGRSFPGWIGHPSFFGIYSLSLFGCKNCCSLPCLGQLPSLRLLTIEGFDLVERIGYEFYCDGSSLVDSKPFDSLRYLRFSNMQRWKEWSLMGWSKQVGGGVFSNLKYLIFSDCPELNGACIPDYLPSLTNLHISGSSDHLVGLLLRCEYPSLDELHLQYCPTMQSFPQGKLPFNIKNIKIFECNEVVSLSEEGWPCNLKSFQINQCEKVFAEPIECNLRMLTTLTSLNLNLLPNLKSLNGMGFGCLVSLQKLYIIACRQFRCLVDEDEGLPTSLTTLQLCYLPELKSLNASAFRNLTSLQNLQITKCTLL; translated from the coding sequence ATGCCACCGCAACTATTGAACTTGAAAAATCTGGAAAGTTTAAGACAGTTTGCTGTAGGCAAAAAGATTGAACGTAAGTTTCAAAATCTGCATGGTAATTTGTGCATTACAAATCTTGAGAATGTAGTAAATGTTGAAGATGTTTCGGAGGCCAATTTGAAGGATAAGAAGCTTATTCGTGAACTGATCGAGGGGTGGAAGGGTGATAGTACTAAAGATTCATATGGAGCATGGAAGGTACTTGAGAGACTTCAACCTCACACAGATAATCTTGAAAGACTGGAAATTAGAAATTATGGAGGTAGAAGCTTCCCAGGTTGGATAGGACATCCTTCATTCTTTGGTATATATTCTCTGAGCCTATTTGGTTGTAAAAATTGTTGTTCTTTGCCATGTCTCGGACAATTACCTTCCTTACGACTCCTGACGATTGAGGGATTTGATTTGGTGGAAAGAATAGgctatgaattttattgtgatgGTTCTTCTTTAGTTGACAGTAAACCATTTGATTCATTACGATATTTAAGGTTTTCAAATATGCAACGGTGGAAGGAGTGGTCATTGATGGGATGGAGCAAACAAGTTGGTGGTGGAGTTTTCTCAAATCTTAAGTATCTTATTTTTTCAGACTGTCCGGAGCTAAATGGAGCGTGCATACCAGATTATCTTCCATCCTTGACCAATCTTCACATAAGTGGAAGTAGTGACCATCTGGTGGGTTTATTATTAAGGTGTGAATATCCAtcgcttgatgagttgcatttACAATATTGTCCAACAATGCAGTCGTTTCCACAGGGGAAATTGCCCTTcaacattaaaaatattaaaatatttgaatgcaATGAAGTAGTGTCACTTTCGGAAGAGGGTTGGCCCTGCAACTTAAAGTCATTTCAAATAAACCAATGTGAGAAGGTGTTTGCGGAACCCATAGAGTGCAATCTGCGGATGCTCACTACTCTTACTTCTCTGAATCTCAATTTGCTGCCaaacctcaaatccttaaaTGGGATGGGTTTTGGATGCCTTGTTTCCCTTCAAAAATTGTACATTATAGCATGCCGTCAGTTCCGGTGCTTGGTAGACGAAGATGAGGGGCTGCCAACCTCTCTGACTACTCTTCAGCTCTGTTATCTTCCAGAGCTCAAATCACTAAACGCCAGTGCCTTTCGAAACCTCACCTCCCTTCAAAATTTGCAGATTACTAAATGCACACTTCTTTAG
- the LOC132800169 gene encoding putative disease resistance RPP13-like protein 1 — translation MLLTAKKLLNDSERKQITDGAVREWLQDHKDTIYDAEDLVPEINDEALRSKMEANQSRRRKMLFKVRNFLPSRFDVKKVEERIKNIISTQQFILEQKHGLRLIEGVETRPFRRISEATLVKESDIYGRDADKEAIMKLLLSDHQVGGDKICVIPIVGMGGIGKTTLAQLVYRDIDNKVMETPFDVKAWITVSDESDVFTLTKMIYQAVTESEKWSITETFQLQHKLEQFLDGKKILLVLDDIWNVNYQTWCALKIPFDSAANGSKIIITTRNENIAAKIGNVPKHELQMISDEDSWRLFSKHAFSSVEPIAYPDLLEVIGRKIIKKCKGLPLAVKSLGGLLHSELDPKAWENILESDIWELPQHENNILPALWLSYYYLPQHLKRCFAYCSIFPKDYTIEKGKLIRLWMAEDLLQPHRNKPLEEVGNEYVKDLVSRSFFHVSSFGGLTMHDLLNDLAQFISGESCLTLDDNYSWGLMTKKTRHLSLLRYQSYDIKKLRAGCENKVLRTLLVLDAGFISKEQYDISFTQLQSMQYLRVLSMPRNTFRHRNPLSTKVFDSIGSLTLLRYLDFSGSEIKEVPDILCSLHNLQTLILYFCLELTQLPDTIDNLQHLRYLDLSYSAIERIPDTICNLHDLHTLKLNGCKELTVLPSNITMLSNLQHLNIWGQV, via the coding sequence ATGTTATTGACAGCTAAAAAATTACTGAACGATAGTGAGAGGAAACAAATCACTGATGGAGCTGTGAGGGAGTGGCTTCAGGACCACAAAGACACAATCTACGATGCAGAGGACTTGGTTCCTGAGATCAACGATGAAGCTTTACGATCCAAAATGGAAGCTAATCAATCTAGAAGACGAAAAATGCTGTTCAAGGTACGCAACTTCCTACCATCTAGATTCGATGTTAAGAAAGTAGAAGAAAGGATAAAGAATATAATTAGCACCCAGCAATTTATTCTGGAACAAAAGCATGGCCTTCGTTTGATTGAAGGTGTCGAAACCAGACCTTTTCGAAGGATATCTGAAGCTACTTTGGTTAAAGAATCTGATATTTATGGGAGGGATGCTGATAAGGAAGCCATCATGAAGCTGCTGTTATCTGATCATCAAGTGGGTGGTGACAAAATATGTGTTATTCCCATCGTTGGCATGGGTGGGATTGGCAAGACCACCCTTGCTCAGCTTGTTTACAGGGATATTGACAACAAAGTCATGGAGACACCTTTTGATGTGAAAGCATGGATCACAGTGTCTGATGAATCTGATGTGTTTACCCTGACAAAAATGATTTATCAGGCTGTAACTGAATCAGAAAAATGGAGTATCACAGAAACATTTCAACTTCAACATAAACTGGAGCAGTTTTTGGATGGGAAAAAAATTCTCCTTGTCCTTGATGATATATGGAATGTGAACTATCAAACTTGGTGTGCATTAAAGATTCCATTTGATTCTGCTGCAAATGGAAGTAAAATCATCATAACAACACGCAATGAAAACATTGCAGCAAAGATTGGTAATGTCCCAAAGCATGAACTGCAAATGATATCGGATGAAGATTCTTGGCGGTTATTTTCAAAACATGCTTTCAGTAGTGTAGAGCCAATAGCATATCCAGATCTTTTGGAAGTAATTGgtagaaaaatcataaaaaaatgcaAAGGTCTACCTTTAGCAGTAAAGTCACTAGGTGGTCTTTTGCATTCGGAACTAGATCCCAAGGCTTGGGAAAACATACTAGAGAGTGATATATGGGAGTTACCACAACATGAGAATAATATTCTTCCAGCTTTATGGTTGAGTTATTACTATCTGCCTCAACATTTAAAACGATGTTTTGCTTATTGCTCAATATTTCCCAAAGATTATACAATTGAAAAGGGAAAATTAATTAGACTTTGGATGGCAGAAGATCTTTTGCAACCCCATAGAAACAAGCCACTGGAAGAAGTTGGAAATGAATATGTTAAAGATCTAGTATCGAGGTCATTCTTTCATGTTTCCTCATTTGGTGGACTTACCATGCATGATCTTCTGAATGATCTTGCTCAATTTATATCAGGAGAATCTTGTTTGACGTTGGATGACAACTACTCATGGGGCCTTATGACAAAAAAGACTCGTCATTTATCACTTTTGAGGTATCAGTCCTATGATATCAAGAAATTAAGAGCTGGTTGTGAAAATAAGGTTTTGCGCACTTTGCTAGTATTAGATGCTGGGTTTATATCCAAAGAACAATACGACATAAGTTTTACACAATTGCAATCAATGCAATACCTAAGAGTGCTTTCTATGCCTAGAAATACATTTAGACATAGGAATCCTCTTAGTACAAAGGTGTTTGATTCAATTGGTAGTTTAACGCTTTTACGTTATTTGGATTTTTCTGGTTCTGAAATTAAAGAAGTACCTGATATACTTTGTTCACTGCACAATTTGCAGACActaatattgtatttttgtctTGAACTTACTCAGTTGCCTGATACAATTGATAATTTGCAGCATCTAAGGTACTTAGACTTATCTTATAGCGCAATTGAAAGGATACCTGACACGATATGTAATTTGCACGACTTGCATACTCTAAAGTTGAATGGCTGTAAGGAGCTTACTGTTTTACCATCCAATATCACAATGCTAAGCAATTTGCAACATCTCAACATTTGGGGACAAGTTTAA